In the genome of Malania oleifera isolate guangnan ecotype guangnan chromosome 5, ASM2987363v1, whole genome shotgun sequence, the window gggggaggagaagAATATAGAATCTAttcttcatttttcaaaaaagttGACAACAGCAATTTCAAATTATCAAAAAGAAACTAACTAAACATAATCAATCCATCACATTCATTACCTTTTCAGACTAGCAACTCAAGCAAATAGTTGAACTGTAAGATGAAAAAGAGCCCAGAAGGTTGTCACAAAATCAAGAAGGGAGTCGAGCAGAACACATGAGCTCACACGCACATACACACACAACCACACACACACAATGTTTAGGCGTGTACAAATTAACAAAAACAGCTCCGAGTTACCTCTTCAATAAAAGGCTTTGACCAGTGGTTCCACATATAAGGCGATAGTTGTCCACCCCATGAATCAAATATTTGTATACAATGAGCCCCAGACTTAACTTGGAAAATAATATATTCAGAAATTGCCTCTGTCAGATGAGAGAGAAGGGATCTCAATATATGAGGTGCCGTATGAATCATGCTTTTTATGGTAGTGTACGTACGGGTTGTACCCCCTTCCACTATATATGTAGCAATTGTCCAAGGTGCTCCCACAAAACCCAGAACTGCAGCTTGGTCCCCAACCTACATAAAGGGAATAATTTTGAATAATAGGTAAATCTGAAATGACAcaaattttatcaattaaaaataaaacggAACTAATACTACCAATCCAACCGTGCTCTTAACCACATGATAATATTAAACTTACCTCCTGACGCAGAATTCTAAGGGAATCCCCCACAAAATGAAGTTTCTCCAAGTCAATGGGATGCAATTCTTTCAAAGCATCCTCAGAGCGAATTGGAGACTGAATAACAGGACCACGAACTTCTTCTATGTCAAATGGAATGCCAAATGCAGGTAATGGGGTAAGTATATCAGAGAAGATAATGACCCCATCAGGATGGAAAGCTTCCCAAGGCTGCAAAGAAATTTGCACAATGAGATCAGTCGTCTCTGACCGCTCTCTGAAAGATGGATATTTCTCAGCAAGCTTTCTGTAAACAGCCATATACCTTCCTGCCTGCCGCATCATCCATGCTGGCGGCCGACTCACATGCTCTCCTCTTGCAGCCTTAACCAGAAGTGGATCTGACCatgtaaaatatgattaaatGAAAAGACAAAATGAAACGTCTCTATCTTCAATTGTAGCAAAGATATTTCACCCATAGAGCATCCACTGATCCAAAGTCGTTAAAACACCTGGGATGGCTGGGCAATGGCCTTGCCAGTAGCCCAGGTGCTCAACCAGGCAGCTAGGCAACCAACAAGCAAaaggtgatgcatcaatatacacatttttgtacatatgcaTGCAAGAAAACAAACAGATATGCTTCCTTGCACATATAATCAAAGGATAGTTACCAGGAAAAAAAATATCCTCTTAAATAACTGGAGAACACAGAAGAATGATGAATGCTTCAAAAGATATATaagaaattcatttaaaaaaaaaaaaaaaacacataagaAGAAGAAACAGTATGGTTAACTTTGAGGCATACATGTCTGGATACCCATTAAAAATTAGGTATAGGGAAAAAATGCATACAAACTTGTCAAAATAAGACTTAACTACACATTTAGTAGATAGGAATGAAATGGAATCAAATCTATCACTTGATTTCTTCATGCactccattcaaattttcattccattccaatCCTACACCATTCCAtttccacaaaccaaacataagTAAATACCAGGCCTACACATTGATTTGAGTAAATGCATTCCAATTCTTGATGCATGAGTAAAATCCTGAAAGTTTGAAGCTATTGCTCATGG includes:
- the LOC131155964 gene encoding uroporphyrinogen decarboxylase 1, chloroplastic-like isoform X2 codes for the protein MDDAAGRKPWEAFHPDGVIIFSDILTPLPAFGIPFDIEEVRGPVIQSPIRSEDALKELHPIDLEKLHFVGDSLRILRQEVGDQAAVLGFVGAPWTIATYIVEGGTTRTYTTIKSMIHTAPHILRSLLSHLTEAISEYIIFQVKSGAHCIQIFDSWGGQLSPYMWNHWSKPFIEEIVTVVRKKCPGTPLVLYINGNGGLLERMKGTGVDVIGLDWTVDMADGRRRLGSGISIQGNVDPAYLFSPLPALTDEIQRVVRCAGRTGHILNLGHGVLVGTPEAAVGHFFEVARSLKLDELFENYGGT
- the LOC131155964 gene encoding uroporphyrinogen decarboxylase 1, chloroplastic-like isoform X1, whose product is MMRQAGRYMAVYRKLAEKYPSFRERSETTDLIVQISLQPWEAFHPDGVIIFSDILTPLPAFGIPFDIEEVRGPVIQSPIRSEDALKELHPIDLEKLHFVGDSLRILRQEVGDQAAVLGFVGAPWTIATYIVEGGTTRTYTTIKSMIHTAPHILRSLLSHLTEAISEYIIFQVKSGAHCIQIFDSWGGQLSPYMWNHWSKPFIEEIVTVVRKKCPGTPLVLYINGNGGLLERMKGTGVDVIGLDWTVDMADGRRRLGSGISIQGNVDPAYLFSPLPALTDEIQRVVRCAGRTGHILNLGHGVLVGTPEAAVGHFFEVARSLKLDELFENYGGT